In the genome of Deferribacterota bacterium, the window CCTTATTTAAAATATCTTTTATTTTACCATCTATTCTAAGAAATAAATAATTATTATCATATCCCCAAAACAATGTTTTTAAATAATTTGTATCAATTTGCATACTGCCCATATCATATTTCAGGTTGAATATTCCTGCAGCAAGCCATTCAAAGTAGCTCGTTATCTTCCCGTCTATATCAGGAGAGACAATACTAGTTGGCTCTTTCTTTATCCCGCTAGATATAGCTTTTTTTATAGGCTCATATAAATTATGTGGTATAGTTATTCTAGCGATTTTATGTGCATTAATTAAATGCGTTCTAAAAAGTCTGTCGAAAGTAGTAGCTTGTGGTGTAAAGTGGTCGTCTCCATACCACCAAAACCAATCAGAACCTTCTGCAATATACAATTCCTTTTTTAGCTCATCTATTTCATCATTAGTTAGATTGTTTTCTACAACAGCTGTTTTTTCTTTTGTTTGAGCAAGCAGATCCCAAGCCTTATTTTTTTCATAATGCCCCACCCACGTTAGGAGGTTGCCATATATCCAAGAGCCACTCTTTATATTATTTATTGTATTTTCTGGGATAGACTGTTCTTTAATGACATCTGAAAATGTTATTAACTTAACCCAATTCTCACTTTCTAAAATTTCATATAATTTAGATAGAAAGGGAAAGCCATTGTTTTTATAATGCTCCCATGCATTTTCACCATCTAAAATAACAGATACATGGGGGTTGAAATCTACATTATTATATATTTTTTTTAATTCATCTAAAAATATATTTACTGCCATATCCTCTCTTAAGTTAGCAAAGTGGAAACCTATCTTATCACTTAGGTTTTTATCTCGAAAAAAAATATATATATCCCCATTTGAAGTTCTAAATTTATGTTTTTTATATAAAATACTTCTATTTGGACTGTGATTAAGTGGGAGATTCATAGAATTACTTAAAACATCTTCATCTGAAGCTATCCAGTTTATGCCAAAATAAGAAAATAGTTCAGCTGCTTTTGTTGATATGCTACCCTCTGATGGCCACATCCCTTTTGGCTCCAGATTAAATATTTCTTTAAAGTATTTTATCCCTGCGTCAATATGCCAGGCAGCATCTAAACTCAGAGAAATGTTTTTTCTAGGTAAGACAACGTTTGGCACTACTTCTTTAGCAGAATTAATGTCTATTAAAAGAGGGATTATGGGGTGATAAAATGGAGTTGTTGATAATTCTATTTTTCCTTCTCTTTCTAGTCTTTCATAAAGGGGTATTATACTATCAATCTTCTTAAACAAGATATTTAGCAATGTTGTTTTTTCTTCATCACTATAATATGCGTCTTTATCTATTAAATTTTTTATTGTGGGCTCTTCTTCTCTTATAAAAACACCAGTCCAGGCTAGTAGGAAATGTATTTCCAAATCAATCAATTCTTGGTTGTTAAAAGCGCTACTATATTTATCAGGACTTATTCTCTCATATTTTTTGTATAGCTCAGTATATCTAAGGGATGGAATTATCATATTTTCAGTATTTGCCATAAACAGCTGAGGGATTAACTGTTTTTTTTCTTGATCATTTAATTTAGCTACACTTTTTTTTATTGCATTTAACAGTAAATCATTGCAATGTGGAGAAACATATTCTTTTATCTGCATAAGTAATGATGGTACCAAGTTAAATACAGCTTTTGATGAGCTTAGATTGTCAAAATATCTTGGCATATCATAATAATCTTTTATTGCGTGTAAAAAAACCCATGGCAATTCATAATAACCTGTAAAATCATCCTTGTAGTATGGCTGATGCATATGCCATAAAAATGTTAGATAGAGTGTTTTCAACTTTTTTCACCTAACCATTTATATATCTTATTCTTATATTCATTAAATAGTTCAACCCCATCTTTTTTATCTTTACTCTCGATAAATAAATGTATATTTGGGGAGTATTGGTCGGGGACCATTAATACCCATCTTTCTCCTGTTAACTCAATTTTAATGCCATCGACAAAGGATGCTTTTTCATCCATTGATTCTTCGCTCATTTTTCTCATAAGGAACCCCTTTTTTTCAATTGGGCATCCTATAATATTGTGATTGAAATAATAATAGGGGATTTCTTCTTTAATTGATGAAATACTCTTCCCTGTTAATGTAAGTAGCTCAAGTAGTTTAATTGATGCATATATTGCATCCGGCGATATTGAATGTTCTGGAAAGATATATTCTTTGTCAAGATTGCCAATAAAATCACAAGATCTGATAAAGTCAGTTTTCAGCGCATAGAATTTACCCCTAATAATATTAATATTTTTTAGGCTGCTGTCTAATACAGTGGGCGCCATCGTAGGCAGAAAAACTGTTCTTTTTTTATCATTCAACATATCTAATATTTTAATAAAAATCATCAAAAGTAAATCACCTGTGATATATTCGCCTTTATCTGTTATAACACTAAAGCTTTCACCGTGAGGATGGATGATAAAACCTATATCTGAATTTGTAGTTTTAATGATGGCTGATGTTTGTAATTTTTCTTCTTCCATACTATGGTAAGTATGTGATATTTTTGACTCATCATGATAAGCATTCAATACAATTGAGCTAGTATTTAATTGGTTTAAAATAAGGGGATAGATCTCATTTGTTGTTCCATTTAAAAGGTTTATAACTACCTTAAAATGTTTTGCCTTTATTAGGTCAGCATTTAATGTAGTATAAAAATGCTCAAGATACTCATTTTCTATATTAAATACATCATAGATATTGCCTATCTCATCGTGGGAAACCCTTCTAAAATTTTCTTTGTAAAAAATTCGTTCAATACTTTTTTCCATATTTGTGTCAATTAGCAGTGAACTACCATCAAAGAACAAAATTTCTGTATGTGTTGGATATATTGAGGATTGTTTAAAGTAGACACCAAACACCTCATTATGTATTGCAAGGTTATATCTAAGTATAGGCAGAGATGTCAATCTTGTATCTACGCTATTAATGCCTGTAGACAACAAACCGCTTATAAAAGCCCTTTTTAGCATCCTTGCTGCCCTATGGTAGTCTCTTCCTAAGAGGACTTTACTGCCTTTAGGCAGCATGCTACCTATAGCTGAGCCTAATTTTGTTGCTATTTCTGGGGAGAGTTCAATGTTGGTGCGGGCTGAAACTTTACCACCTTCAAAAATACTTCTTTTCCACTTATCACCCCAAATTAAATTACTGCTAATTATTGAGTGCTCTTCAATGATTTTGTTTGGCCAAATCATAACATCTTGTTCAAAAACAACATGGTCCCCTGTCTCAGTATTCTCTGCTACTACACACCCAGATTTAGCCATAGTAAATTTTCCAAACCTTGTTTTGTTACAAAGTATTGAGTTGTTGAAAATAGAGTATTTTTTGATGACTACTTCACTCCATATGATAGAATTACTTATTTCACATCCCTCTTCAATGATACAGTTTGATCCAATAATTGTATTTCTAAGATATGTCCCTTGTTTTATTATTGTATTTTCACCTATAACTACCATACCTTCTATACGCACATCTTTATTTAAAACAGCTTTTTTGCCTTTGTATAGAATGCCCTTGGGGTATTCAACTTTTTCTCCACAATACTCTAGATTTAGATGGAGCTTTTTATTGAATACATCCATGTGAACTTCTCTATATGCATTTGGATTTCCAATATCCTTCCAATATCCCACTGCTTTATAACCATATATATCCATTTTGTTGGTTTGCATTAGAGGAAATAAATTTTTAGAAAAATCGTAATTTTTATTTTCGGGTATTAATTCTAAAATTTCAGGCTCAAATATGTATATACCAGTATTAATTGTATCAGAAAATACCTCTCCCCAGCCAGGTTTTTCCAAAAATTTTACAATCTTATCGCTTTTATCTGTTATTACAATGCCAAATTGCAGAGGATCCTCTACAGATGTAAGGGTTATTGTAGCCTTTGATTTTCTTTGATGGTGAAAGTTTATAATTTTTGATAAATCAAAATCTGTAATAATATCACCACTAATAACAATAAAAGTGTCCTTTAAATATTTAGCTGCTTTTTTTACAGCTCCTGCTGTACCATAGTCATCATCGGGCAGTACATAATTTATTTTTACATTATATTTATTACCGTTCCCAAAATAACTTTTGATTACCTCTGGCTTAAAATACAAAAGGACAACGAGTTCTGTTATATTTGCTTTACACAATAATTCTATAACATGTTCCATTATTGGTTTATTTAGAACAGGTAACATAGGTTTTGGTAGTGTAGAGGTTAAAGGTTGCATCCTTGTACCAAAACCTCCAGCCATTATAACTCCTTGCATAGAACACCCCTATATATTTATATTAATATTATACAGGGTTTAAGCATTTGTGGCAACTAAGTTATATTCAAATAGATTTGGTATATAGGGGTGTTTAGGGAATGCTAAATATGAGACCTCTAGTCTTCCTGCTGCATCTAGCCTTTTATTTAGCGCATATTCTGCTACTCCATCTGAAGAATTTATTAGCTTTAATTCGTCATATAATGCATTTTCATAGCCTAATGTTGGGTTAAATTCGGTGATTACATAAACCGCCACATCTTTAGGGTTTATATCATTTACCTCAATAGTTGCTCTATAAGTTATTTGGCCTCCCAACGAAAAAGTATCACTCTCTTCTGTCGTTTTTATAAATTTTAATGAAGCCCACTTGTCCTTAATTGTATTAAGCCACTGGACAAACTCTTTTGTTTTTTGATAATTGTTAGAAGACATATCTGTTGAGGTTTTGTGTAAATTA includes:
- a CDS encoding glycoside hydrolase family 57 protein; its protein translation is MKTLYLTFLWHMHQPYYKDDFTGYYELPWVFLHAIKDYYDMPRYFDNLSSSKAVFNLVPSLLMQIKEYVSPHCNDLLLNAIKKSVAKLNDQEKKQLIPQLFMANTENMIIPSLRYTELYKKYERISPDKYSSAFNNQELIDLEIHFLLAWTGVFIREEEPTIKNLIDKDAYYSDEEKTTLLNILFKKIDSIIPLYERLEREGKIELSTTPFYHPIIPLLIDINSAKEVVPNVVLPRKNISLSLDAAWHIDAGIKYFKEIFNLEPKGMWPSEGSISTKAAELFSYFGINWIASDEDVLSNSMNLPLNHSPNRSILYKKHKFRTSNGDIYIFFRDKNLSDKIGFHFANLREDMAVNIFLDELKKIYNNVDFNPHVSVILDGENAWEHYKNNGFPFLSKLYEILESENWVKLITFSDVIKEQSIPENTINNIKSGSWIYGNLLTWVGHYEKNKAWDLLAQTKEKTAVVENNLTNDEIDELKKELYIAEGSDWFWWYGDDHFTPQATTFDRLFRTHLINAHKIARITIPHNLYEPIKKAISSGIKKEPTSIVSPDIDGKITSYFEWLAAGIFNLKYDMGSMQIDTNYLKTLFWGYDNNYLFLRIDGKIKDILNK
- a CDS encoding sugar phosphate nucleotidyltransferase, producing the protein MQGVIMAGGFGTRMQPLTSTLPKPMLPVLNKPIMEHVIELLCKANITELVVLLYFKPEVIKSYFGNGNKYNVKINYVLPDDDYGTAGAVKKAAKYLKDTFIVISGDIITDFDLSKIINFHHQRKSKATITLTSVEDPLQFGIVITDKSDKIVKFLEKPGWGEVFSDTINTGIYIFEPEILELIPENKNYDFSKNLFPLMQTNKMDIYGYKAVGYWKDIGNPNAYREVHMDVFNKKLHLNLEYCGEKVEYPKGILYKGKKAVLNKDVRIEGMVVIGENTIIKQGTYLRNTIIGSNCIIEEGCEISNSIIWSEVVIKKYSIFNNSILCNKTRFGKFTMAKSGCVVAENTETGDHVVFEQDVMIWPNKIIEEHSIISSNLIWGDKWKRSIFEGGKVSARTNIELSPEIATKLGSAIGSMLPKGSKVLLGRDYHRAARMLKRAFISGLLSTGINSVDTRLTSLPILRYNLAIHNEVFGVYFKQSSIYPTHTEILFFDGSSLLIDTNMEKSIERIFYKENFRRVSHDEIGNIYDVFNIENEYLEHFYTTLNADLIKAKHFKVVINLLNGTTNEIYPLILNQLNTSSIVLNAYHDESKISHTYHSMEEEKLQTSAIIKTTNSDIGFIIHPHGESFSVITDKGEYITGDLLLMIFIKILDMLNDKKRTVFLPTMAPTVLDSSLKNINIIRGKFYALKTDFIRSCDFIGNLDKEYIFPEHSISPDAIYASIKLLELLTLTGKSISSIKEEIPYYYFNHNIIGCPIEKKGFLMRKMSEESMDEKASFVDGIKIELTGERWVLMVPDQYSPNIHLFIESKDKKDGVELFNEYKNKIYKWLGEKS